A genomic stretch from Asterias rubens chromosome 7, eAstRub1.3, whole genome shotgun sequence includes:
- the LOC117292849 gene encoding serine/threonine-protein phosphatase CPPED1-like — translation MALQDNQGTGKRLFQIRARNRQFDGFDKEHERTWRGPFTFIASADIQFGMSAAWDDPTVQDCEPEVKLMRKGIEKINKMQPSPRFLVVLGDLIDANPGTAGSDGQVTSFIEESNRLNPCIPLVCLPGNHDIGDVPTPEDIQSYRNTFGDDYFAFWVGGVRFIVLNSQLFADSSKCEEVKREQDLWLDQQLEDAQSSGCKHIVVFQHIPWFLKTPEEDNDYFNTDLSKRTPMLKKLHEAGVRIIFSGHYHRRAGGFYKEMEHVVASAWGFPLGEDKSGAYVVKVTEDAISHQFYPIDELPLES, via the exons ATGGCACTACAGGACAACCAAGGAACTGGCAAAAGACTCTTCCAAATTCGTGCTAGAAATCGTCAGTTTGATGGGTTCGATAAAG aacatGAAAGGACATGGAGAGGGCCATTCACGTTCATCGCTTCAGCTGATATACAGTTTGGTATGTCAGCCGCATGGGACGACCCTACAGTACAGGATTGCGAGCCAGAGGTGAAGCTGATGAGGAAAGGGATTGAAAAGATTAATAAGATGCAACCGAGCCCACGATTCCTCGTCGTACTCGGTGATCTGATTGACGCAAACCCAG GTACTGCAGGAAGCGATGGTCAGGTGACGTCTTTCATAGAGGAATCGAATCGTCTAAATCCATGCATACCGCTCGTTTGCTTACCGGGAAATCACGATATCGGTGACGTTCCAACACCTGAAGACATTCAATCCTACAGAAATACATTTGGGGATGATTACTTCGCATTCTGGGTTGGCGGGGTGAGGTTTATCGTCCTCAACTCGCAGCTGTTTGCCGACTCCAGCAAATGCGAGGAAGTGAAGAGGGAGCAAGACCTCTGGCTGGATCAACAGCTTGAAG ACGCACAATCCTCTGGTTGTAAACACATCGTTGTGTTTCAGCACATCCCATGGTTCTTGAAAACGCCGGAGGAAGACAACGATTATTTTAATACTGACCTTAGCAAGAGAACGCCAATGTTGAAAAAGCTACATGAAGCTG GAGTGCGCATAATCTTCAGTGGTCATTACCATCGTCGAGCTGGGGGTTTCTACAAAGAAATGGAGCATGTTGTCGCTTCAGCGTGGGGTTTCCCACTTGGGGAGGATAAGTCCGGAGCGTACGTTGTCAAGGTAACAGAGGATGCCATTTCCCATCAATTCTATCCAATCGATGAGCTACCTCTTGAAAGTTAA